In Lactuca sativa cultivar Salinas chromosome 5, Lsat_Salinas_v11, whole genome shotgun sequence, the DNA window attattaaaaaaaaggaaaggaaaggaaaataGAAACGGAACGACGCTCATACCCCTCGCTGTTGTGCTAAACTGCTTCGTTTCCTGATCAAAAATCGACACCGCTTTTTACCTTCTCCATTCGCCGACTGTCGTTCGGCCAAGTCGTCGGCTGTCTGCCACCGCCGGCCGCCGTCTCCCTCCGGCCGTCAATGAGCCCAGCGACAGCTTCCAAGTGATCATCTACAACAGGTTTGTAATTTATAAATTGCAATTTTATATGAATTACGATCGACTCATCATCATTGATTACATTTATTTGATTTGTATAATTGTATAATTCTTCACCAAAAGACAAAAGTTGTGGAATATGGAGTTAAAAACACACAGTTATGGAATATGGATGCTGATACAAAATGCAAGCTGTAATTTCTAGTGAGACTAATATTTGAATTTAATTTAACTTATAAGTGTAATTACTCATAATTCTTGTCTTGATTATTTGATTAACATTCTTATCATTTGATTAATATTCATTCAATTTATTTACACTTGAAACTTTTAAACTTTTGGATTTAATTTTTAACcacaaaatttgattttgttaatTTTCAAATGAAACCAAACTGAATTGTGATTCGATTTTTAGTTTGGttcatgttgccttgattttatTATTTGTTGATTTGATAACAAAATATTGATAATGGTTATTAGTTTGATACTCTTGTAAGTTGTAACATTCAATTTCATAATTTTATTTTAGAATCAAGAATCAAGAATGTCTTTGcataagttttataaaaagaaagaagATAGCGAACAACAACATAAGTATACGAAGGTGGATTTAAACTCACTACCCGTTGATCCATTTGAACGACCGAGTATAGAATTTTATCATGTAAACCAAAGAGATGAAATTAGAAGAGCATACTTACAAAAAGGGCCTTTCCAACCTCTAAATCATAAATTCCCACCACGTGATTTTTGAGGTAAACCTCGAAGATTTATTCAATCTTGGTTTGATGATAATAAATACTCGTTAGAATATAGTATAAAAGAGGATGTTGCATTCTgtttatgttgttatctattcaaatCAAGTATACCCACTCAAGGTGGATCAGATCATTTTGTGAAATCTGGATTCAAGGCTTGGAATAGGAAATCAGGAATAGATAACCACAAAGAAGGAACTCCACACACTATTGTTGTCCAAATGTGTCAAAGTTTGATGAACCAAAGACAATCCATCGTGTCAGCTTTTGAGAAACAAACTACTTTACAAGAAAAAGAATATCATACGCATTTGAGTGCTTCGATTGATTGTGTTAGGTTCCTACTCCGACAAGGGTTAGCATTTCGTGGTCATAACGAGAAAGAAGACTCAAATAATAAAGGTAACTTTCTTGAACTACTACAGTGGTTAGCCGATCGATGTGATGTTATAGATCGTGTTGTGTTAAAGAATGCCCCAAAAAAATGCACAAATGAAATGTGGTGAAATTCAGAAAGATATTGTGCAAGCATGTTCAGAtgtaattttaaatgttattaTGGGAGAGCTTGGAAATGATTTTTTTGCAGTTTTAGTAGACGAGTCACGTGATGTGTCATGTAAAGAACAAATGGCATTGGTTTTGCGATTTGTAAATAGAAAAGGTGAAGTTGTAGAAAGGTTTGTTGGCCTTAGAAATGTTAATGACACTTCAACTTTGTCACTAAAGGCTACCATTTATGATATGCTTTCAAAACGGAATTTGAGTCCTAGTAGGATTGGAGGACAAGGGTATGATGGTGCTAGTAATATGAGTGGTGCATTCAATGGATTGAAGACTTTGATTATGAATGAAACAAAATCTGCACACTTTGTTCATTGTTTTGCTCACCAATTACAGTTAGCCCTAGTGTTTGTTGCAAAGAATCACACGACGATTAATGATTTTTTTGATGTGGTTTCTCGGTTGTTAAATATTATTGGATCTTCTTACAAAAGACGAGACAAGTTAAGAAAAAAACAAGCAGATAAAGTTATGGCAGCGTTGGCAGAAGGTGTGCTTTATGtggtttatttttatttgtttatgctATTTATTCGGCTAATCCATTTCTTATGTGGTTTATTTTAGGTGAGCTTCAGAGTGGTACCGGTTTGAATCAAGAAGTCGGTATTAAACGATCGTCTGATACTCGATGGGGTTCTCATTTTGCATCTTTATTAAATATCCAAATCATATATGCTTCCATTTGTGATGTACTTGAAGACCTTGGTGAATTTGATAGTGATCGTGATCGTAGAGCTGAAGCAATTCGCATCTTAAAGTGGTTAAAATCGTTTGATTTTGTGTTTTGTCTAGATTTTATGGTTGATATCTTGGGAGTGACGAATCATTTGAATACAATACTACAAAGAAAAGACCAAGATATCGTAAATGCTATGAATCAAGTAAGTAGCTCAAAAAAAGCAATTCAAGAAATTAGAGATGTAGGATGGGGCCCACTTTTAGAGAAAGTGACTTTGTTTTGTGCTAAAAACGAAGTTAAAGTCGTGGATTTAGAAGATGAATATTTTAATGGATACAGTCGTCGCAGAGGTTCACATGTTAGTAATGTTTGTTATTTCCAATTAACACCTTGATCAAGTTATtaacatgtatatatatgtgtatatatttttttaaggTTAACAACTTGCACCATTATCAAGTTGATTTATTTAAGGAGGTGATTGATATGCAACTTCAAGAGCTGAACAATCGCTTTAATGAAGTAAACACAAATTTACTTCTCTGTATTGCTTGTTTGTGCCCAAGTGAATCTTTCAAAGCCTTTGATTtagaaaaaataatgaaaatggcTACACTTTATCCGGAAGAGTTTCCAACAGAATATGATCTTCGAGTTCTTGAAGTGGAACTTGGAAATTACATTAAAGATGTGCGAGAAGATGAACGATTTGCTGATTTGAAGAGTATTGGAGACCTTGCCAAAAAGATGGTCGAAGAAAAGAAGCATATAATATTTCCTAAGATTTACCTTCTTGTGAAACTTGCATTGATCTTACCCGTAGCAACAGCAAGTGTGGAACGCGCATTTTCAGCAATGAAGTTGATAAAGACCGATATACCCAACAAAATGAGTGATCAATTTTTGAGTGATAGTTTAGTGTcgtatattgaaaaaaaaatgttttaaaaggtATCGGTAATGAGGCAATTGTGAATATGTTTCAAGATATAAGACCTTGTAGGGTTCAattgtaataactttattataTCTATTGAACGGATGTTTAAATATTTTAGTCATTCAACCCGACCCGCCACCACTAGTATTTTTAcactttcatatttttttttaattttatttacatAAGGAACTAGTATTTTTACACTTAGATTTGGATTCAAACCTATTTTGGTATTAGGGGAGAAGTATATGAAGGTCGTTTTCAGTCTTCCCAGTAATAGACCCTTTGATATTAATGAGCTTATAATCAGGAGACAACCTAGGAGGTAAGGGTAATCTTTTTCTATTATGGAAATAGGCATTATGGGTAATTGGCAGATATGGATGCTCAATATAATATATGGTGTTACATGGTGTGCATCTTGATGGTCAATTGACTGGATTCCCGAGAGAAGATTTTAAGAGTCATAATAACAAAAGAAGAATTAGTACCAGATGTTGATGGTCAATTGACTTGAGGttattactctctctctctctctctctctctctctctccctctccctctccctctctctctctcacatacTCTCTCTCCTTCTCCCTCTCCCTTTCTCTTTAtctctttctccctctctctctccctctccctctccctctctctctctctctctctctctctctttctctctctttctttatctctctctctttctctctctctctctctctctccctccctctctctctctctccttccccctctttctctctctctccctctccctctccctctctctctccctctctctctctctcactctctctccctctccttctccttttccctctccctctccctctccccccctctctctctctctccctctcccactccctctctctctctccacttaCCTTTCTCTTTTTttccctccctccctctctccctctctctctctccctctctttctccctctccctctccctctctctctttctcttcctcccactccctttctctctctctctatctccctctccctctctctctccctctctttctttctctctctccctcttcttcttcctctccctctccctctctccccctctctcttcctctctttctctctctccttctctctatctctctctccctctctccctctccctctccctctccttctcctctcctctctctcttcctctccctctctctatctatctctccctatctttctctctctccctccctctccatctccccctctctctctctccctttccctctccctctccctctccctctccctttCCCTTTCCCTCTCCCTTTCCCTCTCCCTCTTTCTCTTTCCCTCccactccctctctctctctcactctctctctctctctccctttcactctccctctccctttctctctcttcctctctctccttctccctctccttctctctctctccctctttctctctccctctccctctccctctccctctccctctccctaTCCCTCTCTCCCgccctctctctccctccctctctccctctctctctctatctctctctctctccctctccctctccttttccttctccctctccctctctccctctcttcctcccactccctctctctctctttccctctctctctctccatctccctctccctctccctctccctctccctctccctctccttctccctctccctctccctctccctctccctctttctctttctctctctccctcttcctcttcctctccctctccctctccctctcccaCTCTCcccctctccctctccctctccctctcctctcctatctctctctccctctcctctctctatctctctctcctcctccatctatctccctctctccctccctctctctctccttatctctctttccctctctctctccttctctctctcttccTCTCAATCTCCCTgtccctctctccctctctcccctccctctccctctcgctatctctctctctctctgtttctctctctctccctctccctctctccctctctccccctccctctccctctcgctatctgtctctctctctctctgtttctctctccctctctctctatccctctctgtctctctccctctctccctccctctccctctctctctctctctccctctatatatatatatatatatatatatatatatatatatatgtcacaccccaaaaccgaaacggcagaaacgttctggggtggataacgtcatgtcaagtatcacaacacatgcattatagtaatcaaagtacaacaaaacaatgcattaatagtaatagttttacaaggTTACATTATAACAatttaaagtaatacaagtattagaataaatacagcgtggtactaaACTATCTTCATCAATAGCTCCGGGGAGGTACCTGTCTATtcgctgacctgagattacaagttatttgaaaagcgagtatcaacatttttacaaatgctggtgagttcataagtatttagtgtcatttagtcaaataactttataaagtagtagtttaagtgttgtCAGTGCATtagtgttctttccagaaaatcctatattttctttaataaaaacatccttctaccaagactggtcagtgtaatgtggtaaaaagtagttttcccttaatagcttttattatcaaaatactgaatttgattattaaagaaagcaagagacatcagggaataacatatgcctcagcagtgaggactactgactaaggcaaaagaatcatagactccaggagagtatcgaactaacgacatgcccggttcagtctaacaaatggagacacagaccccagaaggtaccaaatgaaaggtacagctggtaaagtccaaaacagtgaatatagaccgaagatgataccaaatgaaaggtacatctcgcaaggtcaaaacaaagactataaaccgcagacaatatcaaatgaaagatacgtctagcacgGTCAAAACAGTGactacagaccgcagacagtatcaaatgaaagatacatctagcatggtcaaaacagtgtgactctgaaaaggaacatcagcatacagtgtaaattgctgacgaaataccgttaccttaaagccatgaattataaggcaacccaggatactcgtaaccatactgactagagttccagatgccctacaagcatctatataatgtgacatttgtcacccgttggcttggtaggccgggactgtagctagcagtcagggtgcggggttgtcaatcccgtataggcctatacacacaatgtccgctctccctacaggagactctggttaccaactagacgacggagaaggccgcgtcccgaagatgcatcccaaatagaggaTAGTGTGTTTCTAGAGgtgagtgggtttctaatgtaagtgatatactagaggtagagacttccaaacagtgggtagtgtgtttctaaagtaagtgtagaatagaggtagagactcttaactgactcGACTAGAGAAtttcctgtatgtccatactcatatatatattatataactaatgaaccaaacgaccttcggacggccacccaatcccaccagaccacatctaaacgaagaaaaggaaatagggcggatgatccttcctaagtctttcaatcgttacttatatgtatctatataagcacagacatacatctaactacaacTGAGTGTGAAAATCAAGCAGAAGTGATCCTTATGAAGTAGTAGCGTCTATACAAGTGAAGTaaaagcggtcgcaagtgaagcaGGAGTGtcaaataagtataagcgtatcacgaagcaGAGGCGACAATAATTGAAACGAGGGCgtttcaagtataagtgaagtagagtcgatatcaagtataagtgaagtagaattgTATTTCTAAGTAAGAGTATGAATAAGTATAAGCATCCATCAAGTATAAGCGTCTATCAGTATAAGTGgaagcattacagagtaggagtatgaAATAAGTATAAGTGAATCAGCAATAATTTCAAGTAAAAATATACGTCAAAAGGGAATCTTTAATGAAAAGCCTTTATGAACAGAAAATTTCACaagttgtattcttttgtaaaatatgtttgaaaatcttggaaaaatctttcacaaaccagtttagaatgaatttagttaAGAAGGTATAAGTACGAGTTTTAAAACAATCGAAAAGCGTTATagcatcctactcggtaaaaacagtgtacagtggcaaaatcttgtgcatgcgggttatcaatcacatgcgattgatatgataactggcatgtttgacttgtaatccccccctataaaaacatttaaaagcgtttaaaagcatttaaaaaggttcattcaggggtttgaactcacctggtgtaagtaggtccaacGAGAGTGttgtttgggcgttcggtgccaTGTAAGggctcgaacacactcaatggcctatttaacatatgataacatatgttcacatacaattagtatatttaatgcTAATTACACAAATATACACGCTCAAAGGaatggaaaacacttttggttaagtgtttggggtcccgggtagcgtttaagggtgctaagggtctcctatcagttgtggaactttgctaaactcaaatatcaagtgtgtgaatgggtttaaagCATTAACATGGaccaatttggagtttacggcctaactcaagggattttacggccgtaaactcccaaggtcatcTTCTTGGGTGTTTTATGCTTCTAGCTTGCTCAttgatttattctaagcacttttcccaaaaggcatgagtgggtttgaggcctCTAAGGGCATgatctatgagtttacggccaagggaccactcctaaaggagtttacggccgtaaactctaatcctTAGAGTTTTGGgaagtttaaagcccctaattcctttctagtgatttctaatgaagtatgatgctattttggaggattaaaaccatcatttgagtgggttttggggagtttacggcctagataaatgcttgggccgtaaactcagaGTCATGCCTcatt includes these proteins:
- the LOC111886690 gene encoding uncharacterized protein LOC111886690 gives rise to the protein MVSSLQKIEVFSFSLSDVQFVNLCYFMQLDMLQEENDNVLEKLRFVEESCQDVEMRVKEHEKQVAALGEGISLEAKLLSRKEAALSQREDALKEAKKAKDGVNERIEFLMHRVLGVQKSIPTQGGSDHFVKSGFKAWNRKSGIDNHKEGTPHTIVVQMCQSLMNQRQSIVSAFEKQTTLQEKEYHTHLSASIDCVRFLLRQGLAFRGHNEKEDSNNKVLVDESRDVSCKEQMALVLRFVNRKGEVVERFVGLRNVNDTSTLSLKATIYDMLSKRNLSPSRIGGQGYDGASNMSGAFNGLKTLIMNETKSAHFVHCFAHQLQLALVFVAKNHTTINDFFDVVSRLLNIIGSSYKRRDKLRKKQADKVMAALAEGELQSGTGLNQEVGIKRSSDTRWGSHFASLLNIQIIYASICDVLEDLGEFDSDRDRRAEAIRILKWLKSFDFVFCLDFMVDILGVTNHLNTILQRKDQDIVNAMNQVSSSKKAIQEIRDVGWGPLLEKVTLFCAKNEVKVVDLEDEYFNGYSRRRGSHVNNLHHYQVDLFKEVIDMQLQELNNRFNEVNTNLLLCIACLCPSESFKAFDLEKIMKMATLYPEEFPTEYDLRVLEVELGNYIKDVREDERFADLKSIGDLAKKMVEEKKHIIFPKIYLLVKLALILPVATASVERAFSAMKLIKTDIPNKMSDQFLSDSLVSYIEKKMF